ACATTTCGAAGATGAGAGCCTAAGCACGGATCAGGGAGAGAGAAAACACCATACCAAACCCAGGATCGAAAGAGAAGCAATGCTATCGAAAGGTGTGAGAAAAGAGATATCCCATGAAATTCCTTGACAAGGATCGAAGGAGAAGCAATGCAATCGAAGTGAATGAAAAGTGAGACATCCCACAAAATCCCTAGGCAAGGATCGAAGGAGAAGCGATGCTATCGGAGGGCACGAGGAGAGAGACATCCCACGAAACCCATTGACGGATCGATAAAGAAGTGATGCAATCAAAGGGCGAAAGAGGGAGAGCAGGAGCGTTTATATAGAGATCGACATTGTGATGAAATTATAAAAGTACCCATTACAGGTTCAATTAAAACCCTGGTGAATCAATAGAGGAGTGTCCATTATCTTCTCAAGGGACTTCTATGTCGTAATAAGATCTTAATTACGTGACTAATATTCCCCAAAACTTAATGtgatataaataaaaagattattatattattataaatactaACAATGTGATGGATGTCGCAAAAGGCCTTCACTATAAAATATGTTTCACCTGTGGAATTTATTCTTTttgatgaaatattaatgattaTTAATCTATCTTCCTCGACCTTAAAAGGTAGACTTCCTTTGTAGAAAGAAGTGCCACACTGATAAGTTTATTTCGATAAGAATAAAGTTCTTTAATTATTGTTTGCCCACCGAAGTGAGATTTTTAaagttatattttaataatatgatGGTCCGAAGGAAGTCTCGAGTCAGTTTCATATTTAGTGGAAAAAGATGAGACATTTAACATGCATAACAAATAAGACGAAGCTAATATTTTTATTCGTATATGCAATGGCGTATGTTTGCTTGTAGGTTGTATATATGGCTTGCTGGCTTTATGGGCTTATATCTACAAGGGGTAAAACATACAGGATAGAATTAGATATGGAGGTGTTTGTTTCAAATTCTTATAAGGGGATGTTGATAGTTTGCTATGATCAATATCATATCTCTTCTTAGTCTTTCTAAATACTTTGTTTAATATACATTGTTTTAACTAGGTGTTTGGTTTAGTGGCATGATTCTTGATTTGAGTCAACAAATGATCTACTATATTTAAAGCTTAAGACGACATATATTAATCCTTTTGGTGTAACAAACGATTCAGGGTTTCGAGGGTGGACAAGTGATTgggcaaaaaaaaaatatatatttagagaTTAAGACTGCAGACATTAATATTTTGTGTAATTTTTGTAAGGATTTTGAGGATGGACAAATGATTGGTTAGTATATTTAGAAGTTAAGATGGAATACATTAATTTTAGGAAATAGTATAATCGCCTTTtgctttttggaaaaaaaaaatgaattcttCCACAAGAATCAAATCTTGTTTTCTGCAGTGCTCTTCATTGAGTTTCATAACACAGATGAGCAGTTTCAGTCTGATCCCACGGGAAATTTCAATCATATCCATTATATTAAATTCTATATTTATTTTGAGAGAACAAATAAAACAAAGGGATGAAACCAACAAAAAGCATCAAACAAGCCACTTGCCACAGTTTCATCTCTGCTGGTAATGTACGTTCATTACTGATATAAATGGAACAAGAAGTGACAACTAAGGCAGGAAAATGGATCAAGTCCAACTCAATCTAAATTTCCTGCCTCATCTTCAACACAACACAATCATTCCCTCTAAGCTATTACATGTAATGCAAAAGAACCAACCCCACAGGCAAAGATCCAGTAGATATGAGACACAAACAGCTGATCACTTGCAAGTAAACTTTCCAAAGGATGGTAGTCTCTGCAATCATAGAAGTGGCAACATGAGGATCCATGTTGGAAACAGGCCTTCCCAAATGTCAATAGAAAAAGAAATGTTAAGTGTTAGCTTTGTCTCTTGATTGATAAATAGCAGAAGGATACCCCAATTTCAATAGAAAAAGAAATGTCACCAACCTTTGCCAGACTTCAGTGTCACGTCCAACACAAATCGATGCCTCACAGTTTGCAACTCCCTGTCAATTACGAGAAAAAGAACTATTACAAGTTCATTGTGTAAAGGTAACATAGCTCTACTGATCAAAATCGCATACCCAAATGGTGTTGATATCAGCAGTCTCATGGCACCCCATGGGCCGTCATTCGTTCCCTTCTCCATAGGCAGCTATGTGCTCCATGTGCCTTAGGCCAAGTTTCTGAATTGCCTCCTTGATGACTCTGTGCCCTCCATTACTCATGAACTTGGTGCTGGGAAttacaaaaggaaaagaagataCAAACAACATAAAGAAAGTTAGAAACTTGATCCTCAACCATCTTGTCGATGGTATCGGTACGAACTGTGTCACCTGTAATTTGTGTGAGCGCCAGCACCATTCCAATCACCTGAAGCACCAAAACAGTCACAATGTGACTACAATGGTATTGACACAAGACATGAAGTCATGTTTACAGATCAAGACAACAAATTGATCTTACCTGAATCAGCTTTGGGTCCAAGGGAAAGCACCATTCCAAATATCTCGGTAATTCGCTGTTCACAGAGAGATCTAAGTGCTAATAAGTTGGATACTCAGATTGCTTCACACAATATAAGAGAGGCTTGAAGTAACAAGACATCCATAGAAGAAATCACTGATCAATCATAGTATTTCCGGGTCAGGCATTACCTCAAATATGTAGTGAGCAACCCACAACGGGTCACCAGCTGAGATGCCAACAAGGGCCTACTTGAAACTCCCACTGCTGCATGACATTGCTCAAAGGTGACAACGAGTGCAAGAAGACTACCCTTTAATATCATAAAAAGATTATAATTTACCTAGCCTGGCATCACCTCTTCATTGATGCCACTAATGTTGATTCCTGCTTAGAGACAGGCTGTGTAAAGGGCATCAACAATGTCAGGGCCAAAAGCTTTGTCAGCACCAGCAGAGCAATAGTAAGGGCCCTGTTTCAAATTTACATCCGTCCACTGTGTTACAACAAGCTCTCTAGGGTTTCATGTCAGCAACCCAAAGGTGGTTTATGCCATACAAAATATTATGCAATCAtgcaaatagtaaaaaaaattcaTGGACGCAATTCATCATTTcaactctcatatatatatatatacatatatatatatacatatatatatatacatatatatatatatatttatgaatgtATATTGGATAATTTTTCAAAAAAAGCCCCTTATTTTGAGAAACTCTCAGTTAGCACCTCCTCTTTCAAAAATTTCCACAAAGtgtcatttttttctcaaaagatgATTTTGCCTCTACCTCCATCCTTGGCTGCCTATGCCTGAAATCCAGAACTAGAAAAACCATCTATGGAACTAAGGTGCATGTGAGCAAGCAACAGCATCAGTCAATTTTGTTAAAGGATAGCAGCAGGTACCAAGTTCATGCAATGAAACTCTCCATTTACTGCTTGCCTGCAGTTTAGATATACTGGTCTTGAAAGAATCAAAATCCAACAACACATTCACCTAAACTTATTTACAACATGAACATGCCTTGCAGtaaaagatcaaaaggaaaaTGAACAACATAAAATTGTTCACTGGGTCAATATGATCTACTTGCAGCTACTGGAACCTCAAAACCTCTTGATTAAGGCATGAAATCATGTGTGTAATAAATTACATGAAAGATTCCCTAAAATGCTCAAACCTTCTGCCCTCATTTTTTTATGGATCGTTCTTGACAGACTCCTTCATCATACAGAATTACGGGTAAAACAATGGTTAGAGTATCCCTATTAGTGAACGAGAAACAAAGGTAGTTTAAGAAACAATTAAGATGCAGCAACCATAATCTCTGCTAAGATAActttgtatcccttttcttctatGCAGTGTAGCATGACATTCTAACCTTGATCATCTGATAGCCAGCAATGGTCAGAGTATCAGACAAGTTTTTGCTCCTAGAAGCAGAACTAGTTCTTGCAAGTTTACCCCGCAAAGATCATGCATTTAATCTGGTCATGCCAAATGCCAGATCAAGTTAGCAGACTGGCAGCCCTTGAAGAGTTAAAAGATGGACATAGAGAAAAAATGCATTTCATCAACAAATTGCTTATTTGACGAATTGATCAAACCTTGGTGAAGTTCCCATACTACAGAATCTCAAGAAACCTATGTGGATGAATATGCACTACTCATTAGTGGTGTATCCTCAGTAATAAGACCCCTCTTTTTCATATCTTCTTCCAAATTTGAGGCAGCCGAAATATCATTCTGCATGAGGTAACCTCTGATCAAAATATCATACACCACAGCATCTGGAGCAATCCCTCTGCTTAGCATATCATCAAAAACCTGCTTTGCCTCAATCATAAACCCTTTAGTTGCCAAACCCCATATAAGTGAGCTGAAAGTAAGCAGATCAGGATAAATACCCTTTTGAAGCATCAATCTTTTAAGTCTCAATGCCTCCACTATATTCCCTTCTCTACAGTGGCCAGCACTTTTTGAAGTGTAGCTAAACTTATCTAGAGCTAGACCAGCTTTTGGCATATCCATAAAAACCTTATCAGCATCATTTATATTCCCTTGCTTGCACAGCCCATCGACAAGTGTGGTATAGGTAATCTCATTAGCTTCTTTTGCTTTCACAAGATATTCATTTGCCTCCTGCAATAGCCCATGCTTGCAAAGCCCATCAATTGCTGCCGAAGTAGTGACCACATCAGGCTCAAAACCATTAATGAGCATTTCTTTATGCAAGTCCAAGCTCTTCTTCACATCCCCTGCTTTGAAATGGGCATCCATCAGATTGGTAAGGATAAATTTATCCGGAATCAGGCCTCTTCCCTCCATCTCCTTTCTCATCTCTAAAGCTCTATACAACTGACGTTATTGCAAAGTCCCCAAAGAACCACCCCATATCCCTTCACATTGAGACAGATTCCCCTGTCATACATTCTATTCAAATATCTCACTGCCGTGTCAAAATCTCATTTCTTTAAGTACCCATCTATCAAGGAAGTGTAAACCACCACATTTGCCAGCACCCCGATCTTGTGCATCTTTTCAAACATCTCTGTCGCTCTCTCCAGCATCCCCTTCTTACAGAGAGCATCAACAAGTGCATTGAAAGTAAATACATTTGGTGGCACGGAAAGACTTGTCATACGATCATACAACTCCAGTGCCATATCCAAACGATTGTTCTTACAGCAACCATCGATCAAACAGGTGAAAGTTACCAAATTTGGAGAAATCCCTAAGAATTGCATATCATTCAGCGCGAAATACCCCATTCTTAAGTCGCCCAATTCGCGGAACATAGTGACGAGAATGGTATAAGTAAGCACTGTCGGGGCGTGAGCCTTCGACATCAATGCAAAGTAGCTCAAGACCGACCGAGGCATTCTGTGCTTGCCGAAGGAGCTCATCATGTGTTGTAGGTGACGACGTCGGGACGGGGCCCACACGACTGCATACTCCTCAAGATGACGGAGGCACCGAGCAAGTCATCGGCACGACAGTAACCGTCGACGAGGGAGTTAAAGGTGACGACATCGGGGGTGCAGCCGAGGACGGGAAAAGCGGCGTCCACGAAGGCCTGGGCGGACCGGGGGCCACCGTTCCTGGCGAGGAGGGAGACGGCGGAATTGAGGGCAGAAATATCGGGGCGGAATCCACGGGAGACGAGAGCGCAGAGGAGCTTgagggcgacgtcgccgagggagCCGGTGGTCAGGCGGTGGAGGTGGCGATTGCAGGCGTAGTGGGAGGGGAAGCGGGAGAGCTTTTGGAGCTTGGCAAAGAACTCTAGAGCTTCTCTTGGCATTGCGGAAAATGTTGTTAGGGTTTCGGTCGTGGTGACGGCGGACGACTCAGCCGAGGTTTTGAGGGTGAACGGGGAGAGGACACGGGTTTCGGAGTCGATCTATAAACTAAACCGATCCGGACAAGTCCGACCCGTTTTCGGTCGTCCGCCTGAAAGTAGCTACGGAAGCTCCAAGTTGGAGAGTGATGGAGTGCGGGATAGGTTCCCGGAGGAGATGAAGGTTCTCTCGGTGGATGACGACCTGACCTGCTTAGCTGTGGGTAAGCGTGTGCTTCTCAACTGCCAGCCAGTGTGACGGTGAGTTACTCTGCAACCTCGTGTGTGCCGGAAAGCCGCGTCTCTGAACTCGTGCTGGGTTGTGCGGTCTTTTCAGTTATTAGGAATCTGGACCGGATGTACGACGTTAACAATAACtttaaagttcttttttttttatccggATATACCCATGCGATTTTATTCTTTCGGTAAATTTTTAAATATGCCTCTAAGGATAATGGAAGAGGGAGCGAGGGAGAGCTTTGGGAGCTTGGCAAAGAACTCTAGAGATTCTCTTGGCATTGCAGAAAATATTGTTAGGGTTTCAATCGTGGTGACGACGGACGACTCGACTCAACCGAGGTTTTGAGGGTGAATGGGGAGAGGACATAGATCTATAAACTAAATCAATCCGAACAAGTCTAACCCGTTTTCGGTTGTTTGTCGGAAAGTAGCTACGCAAGCTCCAAATGAGTCTATAAGGGTAAGGGAGACCTGATGGACTTATGAGCCCTTAATTCTTATACTTCTCAACCAATGTGAGACTAAATGACTTTACGGGACCATTTGATCGGTTGGCAATTGGTGCGGCCCGTATGCTCGTGAGAAATTGTCCACTTTAGGCGATGGGCGTACCCGCACGATTTTGTCCTTTCAAagcatgtgagctccaaaaggTGCTTGTGAGGGTATAAGAGACCTGTCGGACTTATGAGCCCTTTGTTATGAACGAGTCGGTGCTAAAAGagggggtgaatcagtgcagcgAATAAAATCACCGGTTTAAaaattcttcgtacgataaaattgattttggaaagatattaacttgaaatacGTTCGGAAGGGTGTGCAGGAAAAGTAATCAAGTAAggcagtttacagtaaagatatatTGCAAGAATATATTACAAgatatacatttggcaaatgattcacatagtgattcatttgaagagccaaaaataatatcgtcaacataaatttgcacaataagaaaattattttcaaaatgtttaataaacaatgtagtatcaaccttgcctttagtaaaattatttaaaataagaaaggaactaagcctttcataccaagctctaggagcttatttcaagccatagagggccttagtcaatttgaatacatggttaggaagaagagaattttcaaatccgggaggttgttcgacatatacttcttcggaaataaaaccattcaagaaagcacttttgacatccatttgaaatagtttaaaattattactactagcataggcaaggagcatccttatggcttctaattgagtcacgggagcgaaggtttcttcataattgataccttcttcttggttgaaacctttggctattaatctagccttgtttctaaccacgataccattttcgtcttgcttgtttctaaagacccatttagtaccaatgactaaatggtcactaggtctaggaataagcttccataccttattcctctcaaattgattcaattcctcttgcattgcaataacccaaaaatcatcttttatggcctcatcaatgcatttaggttctatttgagaaaggaaggcggcgttagcacaaaaattcttgaaagaggaacgagtttgaacctcttttgatgtatctcctataattagctcctttggatgagcatctatatacttccattccttgggtaaggaaatttcggaagaaggtgcatccaagttgctattttgaggagggggttcatttaaattcaaattatcaaaaccaagatcaccatcaaaatcatttttctttaaattagaaatttcattaaaaactatatgaatagactcttctattactaaggttcttttgttaaaaacccgaaaagccttagaaccggaagagtaaccaagaaagatgccttcatcggatttagcatcaaattttcctaaggcatccttttcattcaaaataaagcatttacaaccgaaaactttaaaataggaaatatttagttttttgttattctataattcatagggagttttttgatagggatggtcttattaggaccctattcatgatgtagcaagccgtatttacggcttcggcccaaaaatacttaggtaaactatattcatttaacatagttcttgccatttcttgtaggtttctattttttctttcaactactccattttgttggagatttcttggagtggagaagttgtgattgtatccattaacttcacaaagattttggaaatcacggttttgaaattcgccaccgtgatcactccgaattgatgaaatcttgaagcccttttcgttttgagtgagtttacaaaattttgagaagcacttgaagcaatcacttttgtggactaagaaataggtccaagtgtacctagtatagtcatccacaattacaaacgcatatttgcttcctcctagacttgttgtgtcaattggtccgaataagtccaaatggatcaattgtagtagtctagtggtgctaatttgattttttggtttgaaactagtttttatttgtttacctagttgacatgcatcacatactttgtccttagtaaacttcatatttggaatccctcatgctaattctctagatgagatcttagatattagtttcatgcttgcatggcctaatctcctatgccaaagccaagcatcatcatttagagcggagaagcacatttcattacttagttcatcaaggttgatggtgtagacattattttgttttaatgcaatcatagtcaagttattgtttggtttttcgataatacacatatttgattcgaatctaacgatataacctttatcgcatagttgactaatactcaagagattatgtttcaatccatcaactagtaaaacatcatcaatggaaaaactaaatttgttaccaatagttcccttgccaatgattttgcctttgttgttgtctccgaaggtgacgtacccttcttctttgctagtgagcatagagaaatgagatggatctccagtcatatgtcttgagcatccactatcgagataccatctcttgctcctagcttgtgggtttgtctacaaaagaggatgacttttaggtacccatttaattttgggtgcctcaaaaattgatccactaactttgttatttattattgaatcctttatagttcctttaggaacccatattaatttttgtgaactaattttcctaaatggacatttgtaggcaatatgttcggatttgcaacagaagttgcatttcatataagaggaaacatgtaatgtaggtccttttatgaaagtggtaggattttgatgtaatccttttacaaatccaattccatttctatttgcgacatgacccttgtgtgcaaggatcatatctaatcctttgctaccaaaccttaaacttgtttaaggtttttttaagaagcaaattttcattttttattgtttctaaatgctcacacttagagcatggaggagtttgaagactatcaaacttatcttgtagcaaagcatgctctttctttaagatacttaacttcttgctaatagttctacattcatcaaataattcatgaaaagcgatagagagttcttcaaaagataaatcttcattaaataaatcacatacctcttctcctaaagccattagcgcgtaatgagcaacttgctcggtattggactcctcttc
This genomic stretch from Musa acuminata AAA Group cultivar baxijiao chromosome BXJ3-9, Cavendish_Baxijiao_AAA, whole genome shotgun sequence harbors:
- the LOC103975045 gene encoding pentatricopeptide repeat-containing protein At2g01740-like yields the protein MPREALEFFAKLQKLSRFPSHYACNRHLHRLTTGSLGDVALKLLCALVSRGFRPDISALNSAVSLLARNGGPRSAQAFVDAAFPVLGCTPDVVTFNSLVDGYCRADDLLGASVILRSMQSCGPRPDVVTYNT